A single genomic interval of Polaribacter vadi harbors:
- the trkA gene encoding Trk system potassium transporter TrkA, whose protein sequence is MKIIIAGAGDVGFHLAKLLSYESQDTYIIDFDGDKLEYLNNHLDVITKKGDATSIKLLKEIGIDSADLLIAVTESQNTNFTISVIGKSLGAKKTIARIDNPEFLHNCEVDFTKFGLDFMISPQELAANEIKMLLNQSSFNDTVQFESGLFNVMGTELSYKSPLVDLTVKEAKQKFKNVDFITIAIKRENVSQTIIPRGDTVYNLDDQVYFSVPNYSIKDLYPIIGKEQFNIKNVMILGGSSIGEKTARHLCEDNFKVKLIEKNREKAEALAETLCDTLIINGDGRDLELLEEENIREMDAFVAVTGNSETNIMSCLVAKSKGVKKTIALVENMDYIDISQTIGIQSLINKKLIAASNIFKHIRKGGILELANLHNIDAEVFEFEVKPNAKVTEKPIRDLRFPREAVFGGIIRDGKALMSYGDMQIQSGDKVIVFCLPEAISTVEKLFK, encoded by the coding sequence ATGAAGATTATAATTGCAGGTGCTGGAGATGTTGGTTTTCATTTAGCGAAATTACTTTCTTACGAATCTCAAGATACTTATATCATTGATTTTGATGGTGATAAATTAGAATATCTCAACAATCATTTGGATGTAATTACCAAAAAAGGAGATGCTACTTCCATAAAATTGCTAAAAGAAATTGGTATCGATTCTGCTGATTTATTAATTGCTGTCACAGAAAGTCAGAACACAAATTTTACGATTTCTGTGATTGGTAAATCTTTGGGCGCAAAAAAAACGATTGCAAGAATTGATAATCCTGAATTTTTACACAATTGCGAAGTAGATTTTACCAAGTTCGGATTAGATTTTATGATTTCTCCACAAGAATTAGCAGCGAACGAAATAAAAATGTTGCTAAATCAATCTTCTTTTAACGATACTGTTCAGTTTGAAAGTGGTCTGTTTAATGTTATGGGAACTGAGCTTTCTTACAAATCTCCTTTGGTAGATTTAACTGTAAAGGAAGCAAAACAAAAATTTAAAAACGTAGATTTTATTACAATTGCCATTAAAAGAGAAAATGTATCGCAAACCATTATTCCTAGAGGAGATACTGTTTATAATTTAGATGATCAAGTGTATTTTTCTGTACCCAATTATAGCATTAAAGATTTATATCCCATTATTGGTAAAGAACAATTCAACATTAAAAATGTAATGATTCTTGGTGGAAGTAGCATTGGCGAAAAAACAGCAAGACATCTTTGTGAAGATAATTTTAAAGTGAAGTTGATAGAAAAAAATAGAGAAAAAGCAGAAGCACTTGCTGAAACTTTATGCGACACTTTAATTATAAATGGCGATGGACGTGATTTAGAACTTTTAGAAGAAGAAAACATCAGAGAAATGGACGCTTTTGTAGCTGTTACTGGTAATTCTGAAACCAATATAATGTCTTGCTTAGTAGCAAAATCTAAAGGTGTTAAAAAGACAATTGCTTTAGTTGAAAATATGGATTATATTGATATTTCTCAAACTATTGGAATTCAATCTTTAATTAACAAAAAACTAATTGCAGCTAGTAATATTTTTAAACATATTAGAAAAGGTGGTATTTTAGAATTAGCAAATCTACATAATATAGATGCTGAAGTTTTTGAGTTTGAAGTAAAGCCAAATGCAAAAGTTACAGAAAAACCAATTAGAGATTTACGTTTTCCAAGAGAAGCAGTTTTTGGAGGTATTATTAGAGATGGAAAAGCTTTAATGTCTTATGGGGACATGCAAATACAAAGTGGAGATAAAGTAATTGTTTTCTGTTTGCCAGAAGCAATTTCTACCGTAGAAAAACTATTCAAATAA
- a CDS encoding lamin tail domain-containing protein: MKKKNSLKIALTLVFAFSISTLSAQIYNADFSNDGDGFADHTSDLSPPVDAPASVGPFGSFGNQWSLSYTTTPSSDTSANSFKVDGGALVSDDWGGQGIFQSQNIDVSAITSVDISALSVNSGANENKFKYFYILDGGARVETADIPSADGDNVNYSILNLDVSGVNTLVVGFEFSENGGSQGYTTSSFTVTLPTPGITLSTASNNTKEDTTTATFTAVLNLEPTTDVVLNITSGDTGEVTVSPATLTFTNANWNTPQTITATGVDDALADGNVDVTITVAVDDASSDNAYAPVADVTTIVTNEDDDLPNIIINEILADPTGIDANGDGTIDTGDDEFVELVNLDITSHDLTGYTISDAGSVRYTFGAITIPAGGSVVIFGDGTPTGISGFADTAGTLSLNNGGDTVTLANSGATTIATYTYGSEANSAESIGRNDDLTGTFVKHSTISSNPVTASPGRYNSSNLPFSTLTWTGATDNSWTTGSNWSTGTAPTASDDVQILKTSNQPTVSTAVTVNSATINSGATLISTGTLSGTVTYNRALTNGSQWYYMSSPVIDENYNNTWVTNNAIPSSTQDVDNRGISWYDNSSSDTDSDGASTADSATGFWRYMEEGTSSPFAVGRGYGIIRSGAGNISFTGTGIYNSDQTFLLTQGVNNFNLIGNPFTAFITLGTFYTTNSANIDTDFYFWNGSSYTTKTSSADSAYEIAPGQGFFVEATSAANVTFEIADASHQSSDTFQKSTNTRPEIILTASQGNNERFARILYIDNTTKGYDAGYDGKLFGGVSYSFSLYSDLVESDGKKYQLQSLPNSNHENMVIPIGLIVDANKEISFSAEALNLPADINVYLEDRLTNTFTRLDEVNSTYKVTSDVALDGIGRFYLHTKNSSALSVDSLNMDNISIYKTTNSNLRIVGISQGKASIKLYSILGKQVLENSFTSNGVQDITLPALSPGIYIVQLETETGSLNKKITLE, from the coding sequence ATGAAAAAGAAAAACTCATTAAAAATTGCATTGACTTTAGTCTTTGCTTTTTCAATTTCAACTTTATCAGCACAAATTTATAATGCTGATTTCTCAAATGATGGAGATGGTTTTGCAGACCATACATCAGATCTCTCTCCACCAGTTGATGCACCTGCTTCTGTTGGGCCTTTTGGAAGTTTTGGTAACCAATGGTCTTTGTCTTATACAACTACTCCTAGTTCTGATACGTCAGCAAACTCTTTTAAAGTAGATGGAGGTGCTTTAGTTTCTGATGACTGGGGAGGGCAAGGAATTTTCCAAAGCCAAAATATAGATGTATCTGCAATTACTTCCGTTGATATTTCTGCATTATCTGTTAATTCTGGAGCTAATGAAAATAAATTCAAATATTTTTATATTCTTGATGGAGGTGCAAGGGTTGAAACAGCTGATATACCTTCTGCAGATGGGGATAATGTTAACTATTCAATTTTAAATTTAGATGTTTCAGGAGTAAACACGCTTGTAGTTGGTTTTGAATTTTCTGAAAATGGTGGTAGCCAAGGCTACACAACATCATCTTTTACAGTAACACTTCCTACACCAGGTATCACTTTAAGTACAGCTTCTAATAATACAAAAGAAGATACTACAACTGCTACTTTTACAGCAGTTCTTAATCTAGAACCTACTACAGACGTAGTTTTAAATATTACAAGTGGAGATACTGGAGAAGTGACAGTTTCTCCTGCAACACTTACATTTACTAACGCAAACTGGAATACTCCACAAACTATTACAGCAACTGGAGTTGATGATGCTTTAGCTGATGGAAACGTAGATGTTACTATAACTGTAGCTGTAGATGATGCTTCTTCTGATAATGCTTATGCCCCAGTTGCTGATGTAACAACAATAGTTACGAATGAAGACGATGATTTACCAAACATTATTATCAATGAAATTTTAGCGGATCCAACTGGTATTGATGCAAATGGAGATGGAACTATAGATACTGGTGATGATGAGTTTGTTGAGTTAGTTAATTTAGATATTACCTCTCACGATTTAACTGGTTACACAATTTCTGATGCAGGTTCTGTTAGATATACTTTTGGTGCAATTACAATACCAGCAGGAGGTTCTGTTGTTATTTTTGGAGATGGAACTCCAACAGGAATATCAGGTTTTGCAGATACAGCTGGAACTCTTTCTTTAAACAATGGAGGAGATACTGTTACACTTGCAAATTCTGGAGCAACAACAATAGCAACATATACTTATGGGAGTGAAGCTAATTCTGCTGAATCAATTGGAAGAAACGATGATTTAACTGGAACTTTTGTAAAACATTCTACAATTTCATCAAACCCTGTTACAGCTTCTCCAGGAAGATATAATTCTTCAAACTTACCTTTTTCTACCCTAACTTGGACAGGAGCAACTGATAATTCTTGGACAACAGGCTCTAATTGGAGCACAGGAACTGCACCAACAGCTAGTGATGATGTTCAAATTTTGAAAACTTCAAATCAACCTACAGTTAGCACAGCTGTTACTGTTAATTCAGCTACAATAAATTCTGGTGCTACTTTAATTTCCACTGGGACACTTTCTGGAACAGTAACTTATAATAGAGCTTTAACAAATGGTAGTCAATGGTATTATATGTCTTCACCTGTAATTGATGAAAATTATAATAACACATGGGTAACAAATAATGCTATACCATCAAGCACGCAAGATGTAGATAACAGAGGTATAAGTTGGTATGACAATTCATCTTCTGATACAGATTCTGATGGAGCTAGTACTGCAGATAGTGCAACAGGTTTTTGGAGATATATGGAAGAAGGGACTTCAAGCCCTTTTGCAGTTGGTCGTGGATATGGTATAATAAGGTCAGGTGCAGGTAATATCTCCTTTACAGGAACAGGTATCTATAATTCTGATCAAACTTTTTTACTAACACAAGGTGTTAATAATTTTAATTTAATAGGGAACCCATTTACTGCATTTATTACGCTAGGAACTTTTTACACTACAAATTCTGCAAATATAGATACAGATTTTTATTTCTGGAATGGCTCATCCTATACAACTAAAACTTCTAGTGCTGATTCTGCTTATGAAATAGCACCAGGTCAAGGATTTTTTGTAGAAGCCACTTCAGCAGCTAATGTAACTTTTGAAATTGCTGATGCATCTCATCAGAGTTCAGATACATTTCAAAAATCAACAAATACAAGACCTGAAATTATTTTAACCGCTAGTCAAGGGAATAATGAAAGGTTTGCGAGAATTCTATATATTGATAACACTACAAAAGGATATGATGCAGGTTATGATGGTAAATTATTTGGGGGTGTTTCTTACAGTTTTTCATTATATTCTGATTTAGTTGAAAGTGATGGTAAAAAATATCAATTACAATCTTTACCAAATTCAAACCATGAAAACATGGTAATTCCTATTGGTTTAATTGTTGATGCTAATAAAGAAATTTCTTTTTCTGCAGAAGCTTTAAACCTTCCTGCTGATATCAATGTATATTTAGAAGATAGACTTACCAATACCTTTACAAGATTAGATGAGGTAAATAGTACTTACAAAGTAACATCGGATGTTGCTTTAGATGGAATTGGACGTTTTTATCTACATACAAAAAACAGTAGTGCTTTGAGTGTTGATTCTTTAAATATGGATAACATCAGCATCTACAAAACAACCAATTCTAATTTAAGAATTGTTGGGATCTCTCAAGGAAAAGCTTCTATTAAATTATATTCTATTTTAGGAAAGCAAGTTTTAGAGAATTCATTTACTTCTAATGGAGTTCAAGATATTACTCTACCTGCATTATCTCCAGGAATTTACATTGTTCAATTAGAAACTGAAACTGGTAGCTTAAACAAAAAAATAACCTTAGAATAA
- a CDS encoding TrkH family potassium uptake protein: MGTLNLKIIYRFLGITAILNGFFMFIAFPFSFFNLEPEAWGILNAGVITLLIGLLLFTFNKPTNTNIHKKEGYLIVTLGWLTLSITGMLPYLLSGAIPSITDAFFETISGYSTTGSSILIDIESMPKGILFWRSATHWIGGMGIIVLTIAILPLLGIGGMQLFMAEAPGPSADKLHPRITDTAKRLYLIYVVLTFAQFLLLKFAGMTWFDAINHAMATVSTGGFSTKNNSVAFYNNLPFVQYIIIFFMLVAGTNFVLNYFALKGKIQKVFQSEEFKYYLFGIIGVSAFITIIIYFFQDPNLQTTIAHPKVYGEAESAIRHALFMVTSVVTTTGFVTADFTMWSFFATGIFFALFFTGGSAGSTSGGVKVVRHIIMLKNSFLEFKKALHPNAIIPVRYDGKSVNQTIVFNILSFFIIYMLIFIIASVILTLLGLDFLSAIGAAASSLGNIGPAIGSVSPVDSFAHLSAAAKWFCSFLMLIGRLELFTVLILFTPFFWRNN; this comes from the coding sequence ATGGGTACTTTAAATTTAAAAATAATTTATCGATTTTTAGGAATTACAGCCATCTTAAACGGTTTTTTTATGTTTATAGCATTTCCTTTTAGTTTCTTTAATTTAGAACCTGAAGCTTGGGGAATTTTAAATGCAGGAGTTATTACACTTCTTATTGGTCTTTTACTTTTTACTTTTAACAAACCTACCAACACAAATATTCATAAAAAAGAAGGTTATTTAATTGTTACTTTAGGTTGGCTAACCTTATCTATAACAGGAATGTTGCCTTATTTATTATCAGGAGCAATCCCCAGTATTACAGATGCTTTTTTCGAAACAATTTCTGGGTATTCAACTACAGGATCCTCAATTTTAATAGATATTGAATCCATGCCAAAAGGAATTCTGTTTTGGAGATCTGCCACCCATTGGATTGGTGGAATGGGAATTATCGTTTTAACTATTGCTATTTTACCACTGTTAGGAATTGGAGGAATGCAACTATTTATGGCTGAAGCTCCTGGACCCTCTGCAGATAAACTACATCCAAGAATAACAGATACTGCAAAACGTTTATATTTAATTTATGTAGTATTAACTTTTGCACAATTTCTTCTATTAAAATTTGCTGGTATGACTTGGTTCGATGCTATAAATCATGCAATGGCAACTGTAAGTACAGGTGGTTTTTCAACCAAAAATAATAGTGTTGCTTTTTATAACAACTTACCATTTGTACAATATATTATCATCTTTTTTATGCTGGTTGCAGGTACCAATTTTGTCTTAAACTATTTTGCTTTAAAAGGGAAAATTCAAAAAGTTTTTCAGAGTGAAGAATTTAAATATTATTTATTCGGAATTATTGGTGTTTCCGCATTTATTACCATTATAATTTACTTTTTCCAAGACCCAAACTTGCAAACTACCATTGCTCATCCAAAAGTGTATGGTGAAGCAGAAAGTGCCATAAGACATGCATTATTTATGGTGACTTCTGTAGTTACCACCACTGGTTTTGTTACTGCAGATTTTACTATGTGGAGTTTCTTTGCAACAGGAATTTTCTTTGCCTTATTTTTTACAGGTGGTTCTGCAGGCTCTACAAGTGGAGGTGTAAAAGTGGTTAGACATATTATAATGCTTAAAAATAGTTTTTTAGAATTTAAAAAAGCATTGCATCCAAATGCTATTATTCCAGTACGTTATGATGGTAAATCTGTAAACCAAACCATTGTTTTTAACATTCTTTCTTTTTTTATCATTTACATGCTAATTTTTATCATAGCCTCTGTAATTTTAACTTTATTAGGGTTAGATTTTTTATCTGCCATTGGTGCAGCAGCCTCTTCTTTGGGTAATATTGGCCCAGCAATTGGCTCTGTAAGCCCTGTAGATAGTTTTGCACATCTTAGTGCTGCAGCAAAATGGTTTTGTTCTTTTTTAATGTTAATTGGTCGATTAGAACTTTTTACAGTGCTAATTTTGTTTACTCCTTTCTTTTGGAGAAATAATTAA
- a CDS encoding nucleotidyltransferase family protein — protein MTYKETLLFVGKCLTINHEEHHKKIVEKELKSNSIDWDAVVKVSTAHFVFPALYCNFKKADFLHYLPTDLVEYMIYITDLNRDRNEQIIEQAKEINELLLSNNITPIFLKGTGNLLEGLYEDIAERMVGDIDFIFSKEEYPKAIEVLQNFEYSKVHDTTYDFPQFKHYPRLQKANNIAAVEIHKELLLEEYADEFNYRYIKKDAQIIHGIHFLSFKNQLNLSIIAKQINDKGFHYKDISLRNAYDVFLLSKKTTAKSAFNDFINLKNPLNCFLASCAVIFNHPKSLKYIETKESKEYIDFFTKNIENNANSKKFHKKIETKLFIKQRLKIIKDSIFDKEKRTWLVKRTTDKNWQNEKLVQLGLKKAKPTP, from the coding sequence ATGACTTATAAAGAAACCTTACTTTTTGTTGGAAAATGTTTGACAATTAATCACGAAGAACATCATAAAAAAATCGTTGAAAAAGAACTAAAATCAAATTCTATTGATTGGGATGCTGTTGTGAAAGTTAGCACAGCTCATTTTGTTTTTCCTGCTTTATATTGCAACTTTAAAAAAGCTGATTTTCTACATTATCTACCAACAGATTTGGTTGAGTATATGATATATATAACTGATTTAAATCGTGATAGAAATGAGCAAATTATAGAACAAGCTAAAGAAATTAATGAATTATTATTGTCAAATAACATCACTCCTATTTTCTTAAAAGGAACAGGAAATTTATTAGAAGGCTTGTATGAAGATATTGCTGAAAGAATGGTGGGTGATATTGATTTTATTTTCTCTAAAGAGGAATATCCGAAAGCTATAGAGGTTTTACAAAATTTCGAGTATTCTAAAGTTCATGATACAACCTATGATTTTCCACAGTTTAAACATTATCCAAGGCTACAAAAAGCAAACAATATTGCAGCTGTAGAAATTCACAAGGAATTATTACTTGAAGAGTATGCAGATGAATTCAATTATAGGTATATTAAAAAAGATGCACAAATCATTCATGGCATTCATTTTTTGAGTTTTAAAAATCAACTAAATTTATCCATTATTGCTAAACAGATAAATGATAAAGGTTTTCATTACAAAGATATTTCTTTAAGAAATGCCTATGATGTTTTTTTACTTTCTAAAAAAACTACTGCAAAATCGGCTTTTAATGATTTTATCAACCTTAAAAATCCTTTAAATTGCTTCTTAGCCTCTTGTGCTGTTATTTTTAACCATCCTAAATCGTTAAAATATATAGAAACTAAGGAATCAAAAGAATATATTGACTTCTTTACAAAAAACATCGAAAATAATGCTAACAGTAAAAAGTTTCATAAAAAAATTGAAACAAAACTTTTTATAAAACAAAGATTAAAAATCATTAAAGATTCAATTTTTGATAAAGAAAAAAGAACCTGGCTCGTAAAAAGGACAACCGATAAAAATTGGCAAAATGAAAAATTGGTTCAGTTAGGTTTAAAAAAAGCTAAACCAACCCCTTAA
- the radC gene encoding RadC family protein, with protein MEKLTIKTWALDDRPREKLVAKGKLALSDAELIAILIGSGNRNESAVGLSKRILQSVDGNINALAKLSVEKLCEFKGIGEAKAICIITALEIGKRRQLEIALEKPKINSSKNGFNLMQPIIGDLEHEEFWVLFLNNSNKVLAKTQISKGGLTATIVDIRLLFKRALELSCVAIIVCHNHPSGKLQPSNADKQITQKIKNAGVTLDIKLLDHLIITEKDYFSFADEGIL; from the coding sequence ATGGAAAAACTCACCATAAAAACCTGGGCTTTAGATGACAGGCCAAGAGAAAAATTAGTGGCAAAAGGTAAATTGGCTTTGTCTGATGCAGAATTAATTGCAATTTTAATTGGTTCTGGAAATAGAAACGAAAGTGCAGTCGGTTTATCGAAAAGAATTTTACAATCTGTAGATGGTAATATTAATGCTTTAGCAAAATTATCCGTAGAAAAATTATGCGAATTTAAAGGAATTGGAGAAGCCAAAGCAATATGCATTATTACTGCTTTAGAAATTGGTAAAAGAAGACAATTGGAAATTGCACTCGAAAAACCCAAAATTAATTCAAGTAAAAATGGTTTTAATTTGATGCAACCCATTATTGGGGATTTAGAACACGAAGAATTTTGGGTATTATTTTTAAATAATTCTAATAAAGTTTTAGCAAAAACACAAATTAGCAAAGGTGGTTTAACAGCTACGATTGTAGATATAAGGTTGCTTTTTAAAAGAGCCTTAGAGCTTTCTTGTGTTGCAATTATTGTGTGTCATAACCATCCTTCAGGAAAATTACAACCCAGTAATGCTGATAAACAAATTACGCAAAAAATAAAAAACGCTGGTGTAACTTTAGATATTAAATTGTTGGATCATTTAATCATTACTGAAAAAGATTATTTTAGCTTTGCAGATGAAGGGATTTTGTAG